A genomic segment from Acidobacteriota bacterium encodes:
- a CDS encoding sigma-70 family RNA polymerase sigma factor, protein MSRRAFMNGVMYPEELVLSENAGGVAHGAVLDQAGSEADLGFDQIFERYRSMVYGLAVNILGDREEALDVSQEVFLTVYRKLDTFRGESSLKTWIYRIAARRAANRFRWWNRLRRRGTVSLEEHLVQNPNDELFYNLRAQGRTPEEALAFEEEHAEVERLLRDLPLPQRMAVVMRDIEGLSYEEIAETLEVSLGTVKSRIARGREGLKRRFNGAGR, encoded by the coding sequence ATGAGCCGAAGAGCATTCATGAACGGGGTGATGTATCCGGAAGAGCTCGTGCTGTCCGAGAACGCCGGCGGCGTCGCGCACGGGGCCGTCCTGGACCAGGCCGGGTCGGAAGCCGATCTCGGCTTCGACCAGATATTCGAGCGTTACCGGTCGATGGTCTACGGTCTCGCCGTGAACATCCTGGGTGACCGGGAGGAAGCGCTGGACGTGTCCCAGGAGGTTTTCCTCACGGTGTACCGCAAACTGGACACCTTCAGGGGGGAATCCTCCCTGAAGACCTGGATTTACCGCATCGCCGCCCGCCGGGCGGCCAACCGGTTCCGCTGGTGGAACCGGTTGAGGCGCAGGGGCACGGTTTCGCTGGAGGAGCACCTGGTCCAAAACCCCAACGACGAGCTCTTCTACAATCTGCGGGCCCAGGGCCGAACGCCCGAGGAGGCCCTGGCCTTCGAGGAGGAACATGCCGAGGTCGAGCGCCTGCTCCGGGACCTCCCCCTGCCGCAGAGGATGGCCGTGGTGATGCGCGACATCGAGGGGTTGTCGTACGAAGAGATCGCCGAAACGCTCGAGGTGTCGCTCGGCACGGTGAAATCCAGGATCGCACGGGGGAGAGAGGGGCTCAAGCGCCGGTTCAACGGAGCCGGGAGATAA